The following coding sequences lie in one Benincasa hispida cultivar B227 chromosome 6, ASM972705v1, whole genome shotgun sequence genomic window:
- the LOC120080185 gene encoding uncharacterized protein LOC120080185 → MGGKEKMEAFEAMELTELNWVIMETRESEVFEASTSTIGSSSENSINSIESLSSELLEDASSSSFASNLSSLSLSPSLSSSDGPLYELSELMANLPIKRGLSKFYNGKSQSFTSLASVKSLEDLAKRVNNNISQRKKMKSCKSYGGGLDAQKPYYSPKPLISKRVSKGSLLSPISKRNNIRLFD, encoded by the exons ATGGGAGGCAAAGAAAAGATGGAAGCTTTTGAAGCTATGGAGTTGACGGAACTCAATTGGGTGATCATGGAAACTAGAGAAAGTGAAGTTTTTGAAGCTTCTACTTCCACCATTGGTTCCTCTTCGGAGAATTCGATCAACTCAATTGAATCATTATCATCAGAATTGTTAGAAGATGCATCGTCGTCTTCCTTCGCGTCGAACCTTTCGTCATTGTCGTTGTCGCCATCGTTATCTTCATCGGATGGACCTCTTTATGAATTATCAGAGCTCATGGCCAATCTTCCCATCAA GAGAGGGTTATCAAAATTCTACAATGGAAAATCACAATCTTTTACATCACTAGCAAGTGTAAAGAGCTTGGAAGATCTTGCAAAGAGAGTGAATAATAATATTtctcaaaggaaaaaaatgaagtcTTGCAAAAGCTATGGAGGAGGTTTAGATGCTCAAAAACCTTATTATTCTCCAAAGCCTTTGATTTCTAAAAGAGTTTCAAAGGGTTCTTTGCTATCACCTATTTCTAAGAGAAATAATATTAGGTTATTTGATTAG